One region of Ovis canadensis isolate MfBH-ARS-UI-01 breed Bighorn chromosome Y, ARS-UI_OviCan_v2, whole genome shotgun sequence genomic DNA includes:
- the LOC138929696 gene encoding E3 SUMO-protein ligase ZBED1-like has translation MSGGPAGGGAMECKSLEGGQSDLKLVAHPRAKSKVWRYFGFDTNAEGCILQWKKIYCRICMAQIAYSGNTSNLSYHLEKNHPDEFCEFVKSNTEQMREAFASAFSKLKPDPAQPGGAPEPLAAKAGAHGHESRKQQELTAAVMGLICEGLYPASIVDEPTFRALLKAAEPRYELPGRKFFSGKAIPERYGAVREAVLKELADAAWCGVSTDLWRSQTQNRTYVTLSAHFLGRAAPHGLAVGSRCLKTFEVPEENAAETITRVLYEAFIEWGVHAKVFGATTDRGKDLAQACSLLDIPVHMPCLGHTFDAAIRQAFRLPKLGALLGRCAKLVAYFQQSSVAMAMLHEKQRQQNAAPCTLVSNRVAWWGSTLAMLQRLKEQQFAIAGVLLEDTNNHHLMLEAAEWATIEGLVELLQPFRQVAEMLSASKHPTISMVKPLLHMLLNTTLNPKETDPKEISMAKEVIAKELAKTYQDSPEIDLFLNVATFLDPRYKRLPFLSTFERQQVENRVLEEAKGLLEKVKDGAYRASEDKAATPPEEPPPAKKPAPSPTPPPASVINDMLAEIFCPTGGVEDQEERHAQVVEELSNFKSQKPLGLNEDPLKWWSDRLALFPVLPKVLQKYWAVAATRVGPERLFGSRATVVSAKRNRLAPAHVDEQVFLYENARGGADAELEDEDEAEWGLDQEQAFAPGEAAHAGFFGVRDGSFV, from the coding sequence ATGAGCGGAGGCCCAGCCGGGGGCGGCGCGATGGAGTGCAAGAGCCTGGAGGGCGGGCAGAGCGACCTCAAGCTGGTGGCGCACCCGCGCGCCAAGAGCAAAGTGTGGCGCTACTTCGGCTTCGACACGAACGCGGAGGGCTGTATCCTGCAGTGGAAAAAGATTTACTGTCGCATATGCATGGCCCAGATCGCCTACTCGGGCAACACTTCCAACCTGTCCTACCACCTGGAGAAGAACCACCCCGACGAGTTCTGCGAGTTCGTCAAGAGCAACACGGAACAGATGCGCGAGGCCTTCGCCAGCGCCTTCTCCAAGCTGAAGCCGGACCCCGCGCAGCCCGGCGGCGCCCCGGAGCCGCTGGCCGCCAAGGCCGGCGCGCACGGCCACGAGAGCCGCAAGCAGCAGGAGCTCACCGCCGCCGTCATGGGCCTCATCTGCGAGGGCCTCTACCCGGCCTCCATCGTCGACGAGCCCACGTTCAGGGCGCTGCTGAAGGCCGCCGAGCCGCGCTACGAGCTGCCGGGCCGAAAGTTCTTCTCCGGCAAGGCCATCCCCGAGCGCTATGGCGCCGTGCGGGAGGCGGTGCTCAAGGAGCTGGCGGACGCCGCCTGGTGCGGCGTCTCCACCGACCTGTGGCGCAGCCAGACCCAGAACCGCACGTACGTGACGCTGTCGGCACACTTCCTGGGCCGCGCGGCCCCCCACGGGCTGGCGGTGGGCTCCCGCTGCCTCAAGACCTTCGAGGTGCCCGAGGAGAACGCGGCCGAGACCATCACGCGCGTCCTTTACGAAGCGTTCATCGAGTGGGGCGTCCACGCCAAGGTCTTCGGCGCCACCACGGACCGCGGCAAGGACCTGGCGCAGGCCTGCTCTCTGCTCGACATCCCGGTGCACATGCCGTGCCTCGGCCACACCTTCGACGCGGCCATCCGCCAGGCCTTCCGGCTGCCCAAGCTGGGCGCGCTGCTGGGCCGCTGCGCCAAGCTGGTGGCGTACTTCCAGCAGTCGTCCGTGGCCATGGCAATGCTCCACGAGAAGCAGAGGCAGCAGAACGCGGCGCCCTGCACGCTGGTGAGCAACCGCGTGGCCTGGTGGGGCAGCACGCTTGCCATGCTGCAGCGCCTCAAGGAGCAGCAGTTTGCCATCGCCGGGGTCCTGCTGGAGGACACCAACAACCACCACCTGATGCTGGAGGCCGCCGAGTGGGCCACCATCGAGGGCCTGGTGGAGCTGCTGCAGCCTTTCCGGCAGGTGGCCGAGATGCTGTCGGCCTCCAAGCACCCCACCATCAGCATGGTGAAGCCGCTGCTCCATATGCTTCTGAACACGACGCTCAACCCCAAGGAGACGGACCCCAAGGAGATCAGCATGGCGAAGGAGGTGATCGCCAAGGAGCTCGCCAAGACCTACCAGGACAGCCCCGAGATCGACCTCTTCCTCAACGTGGCCACCTTCCTGGACCCGCGCTACAAGAGGCTGCCGTTCCTCTCCACTTTCGAGCGGCAGCAGGTGGAGAACCGTGTGCTGGAGGAGGCCAAGGGCCTCCTGGAGAAAGTCAAAGACGGCGCCTACCGCGCGTCCGAGGACAAGGCGGCCACGCCGCCTGAGGAGCCGCCGCCGGCCAAGAAGCCGGCGCCCTCGCCCACCCCGCCGCCCGCCAGCGTCATCAACGACATGCTGGCCGAGATCTTCTGCCCCACCGGGGGCGTGGAGGACCAGGAGGAGCGGCACGCCCAGGTGGTGGAGGAGCTGAGCAACTTCAAGTCGCAGAAGCCCCTGGGGCTCAACGAGGACCCGCTCAAGTGGTGGTCGGACCGCCTGGCGCTGTTCCCGGTGCTGCCCAAGGTGCTGCAAAAGTACTGGGCTGTGGCGGCCACGCGCGTCGGCCCCGAGCGCCTCTTCGGCTCGCGCGCCACCGTGGTGAGCGCCAAGCGCAACCGCCTGGCCCCCGCGCACGTGGACGAGCAGGTGTTCCTGTACGAGAATGCGCGCGGCGGCGCCGACGCCGAGCTGGAGGACGAAGACGAGGCCGAGTGGGGCCTGGACCAGGAGCAGGCCTTCGCGCCCGGCGAGGCGGCCCACGCCGGCTTCTTCGGCGTCCGGGATGGCAGCTTCGTGTAG